A segment of the Myxosarcina sp. GI1 genome:
CTTCTTATACCTTTCACGCATACGAATTGGGACAAGAAGACGAGACGGTATATCAATTCGTACAACAGATTTTGGCTGCTATAGATAGCTCGGATTTGAGTTTGGAAGACTGGGTTAACTTGAATCTGGAAATCGGTAAGATTAACTTTAGAGCGATGGAATTAATCGATGCGGGACATACTAGCACCTACGGTCATCCCGTACCGACTGCCGTTCCCCTAAATCACAAACCAGGTAAGGCGATTTTAGTTTCGGGACACGACATCAAGCAGTTAGCAGCGATTTTACAACAAACTATAGATAAGGGCATTACCGTTTATACTCACGGTGAATTACTACCCGCACACGGTTATCCCAAACTTAAAGAACGTTATCCCCATCTGTACGGTCATTTTGGTACGGCTTGGCAAAATCAAACCAAGGACTTTGCGAAATTTCCAGGCGCAGTGGTAGTAACCACTAATTGCCTGATGCCTCCCCACGAACACTATGAAGACAAGTTATTTACTTTAGGTCCTGTCGGTTATGCCGGCTTGAGTTATCTTCCTGCTAGAGAAGATGGCAGTATCGATTTTACTCCCGTTATCCAAAAAGCCCAGAAATTGACAGGATTTGCAGCAGAATCAGAATACCGCGATGTTACTACGGGTTTTGCTCGCAATGCAGTTTTAGGAGTCGCTGATAAAGTTATTGATGCCGTAAAACAAGGAAAGATCCGTCACTTCTTCTTAGTTGGTGGCTGCGATGGGGCAAAACCAGACCGCAATTACTATGCTGAATTTGTAGATAAAGTACCAGATGACTGCGTGGTGTTAACTCTTGCCTGTGGTAAATTCCGCTTTTTTGATAAAGACATGGGCAATATTGCGGGTATTCCGCGTTTGTTAGATGTGGGACAGTGTAACGATGCTTATT
Coding sequences within it:
- the hcp gene encoding hydroxylamine reductase; this encodes MFCEQCEQTASGNGCHQWGACGKSPQVNAVQDLLVYCLRGLAPVVLQAKELGINSREIDRFTCEAMFATMTNVNFDAKRFTVYIKRAIALRENLKSQIQSVAASSWSDISNYEPDYTESLVEQGLKHNLELIGQSGTNIDIFSLKLTALYGIKGAASYTFHAYELGQEDETVYQFVQQILAAIDSSDLSLEDWVNLNLEIGKINFRAMELIDAGHTSTYGHPVPTAVPLNHKPGKAILVSGHDIKQLAAILQQTIDKGITVYTHGELLPAHGYPKLKERYPHLYGHFGTAWQNQTKDFAKFPGAVVVTTNCLMPPHEHYEDKLFTLGPVGYAGLSYLPAREDGSIDFTPVIQKAQKLTGFAAESEYRDVTTGFARNAVLGVADKVIDAVKQGKIRHFFLVGGCDGAKPDRNYYAEFVDKVPDDCVVLTLACGKFRFFDKDMGNIAGIPRLLDVGQCNDAYSAIQIAIALANAFEVGVNEIPLSMILSWYEQKAVAILLTLLYLGIKDIRLGPTLPAFLSPNVLQLLSEKYNLQPITTPNADLAAXLGL